The following are encoded in a window of Acropora muricata isolate sample 2 chromosome 6, ASM3666990v1, whole genome shotgun sequence genomic DNA:
- the LOC136921037 gene encoding putative nuclease HARBI1 has protein sequence MFTNVVARWPGSTHDSHVFHTSDISTYLQNNHRSLDDGVLLGDSGYACSPFLMTPYTVTGNAAQEAYNDAHAKTRVVIEQTFGRWKRRFHVLHAEIRMGPEKVCVIVGACAVLHNIAVQLHEPMEDEEVDELADVDPYHGPQQSLSLRDHICQTFFG, from the coding sequence ATGTTTACAAATGTTGTTGCACGCTGGCCGGGAAGCACACACGATAGTCACGTGTTCCATACGAGTGACATCTCCACCTATTTACAAAATAATCATCGTTCCCTCGATGATGGCGTCCTTCTCGGGGACAGTGGCTATGCATGCAGCCCATTTTTGATGACCCCGTACACAGTAACAGGAAATGCAGCACAAGAAGCCTATAACGACGCCCACGCTAAGACAAGAGTTGTTATCGAGCAGACATTCGGCAGATGGAAGAGGCGTTTTCATGTTTTACATGCAGAAATAAGAATGGGACCCGAAAAAGTTTGTGTGATTGTGGGCGCTTGTGCAGTTTTGCACAATATTGCTGTGCAGCTACACGAGCCGATGGAAGATGAAGAGGTAGATGAGCTGGCAGATGTGGATCCATACCATGGACCCCAACAAAGTCTGTCATTAAGAGACCACATTTGTCAAACATTTTTTGGTTGA
- the LOC136921038 gene encoding putative nuclease HARBI1, whose product MAGLLFCDVGPRRRERKFRAGTQSEIDDYSDEELRARYRFRRESILLITNLVAGDISRNTRRNHALPPLLQVLINLRFYASGSFLQVIGDTFGVDKATVSRAITDVSRALIAKQHLFIKWPLTNDECNTIKNEFYLCRGFPCVIGCVDGTHVRLQAPSKHENNYVNRKGFHSINVQGVCNHEGE is encoded by the coding sequence atgGCGGGCTTGTTGTTTTGTGATGTCGGCCCGAGGCGGAGAGAGAGGAAATTTAGGGCAGGAACTCAAAGCGAAATCGATGACTACTCAGACGAAGAGCTTCGTGCTCGTTACCGCTTTCGACGAGAGTCGATTTTACTTATTACAAATCTTGTTGCTGGTGATATCAGTCGGAACACTCGACGGAATCATGCCTTACCGCCGCTCCTCCAAGTTTTAATAAATCTCAGGTTTTACGCTAGCGGAAGTTTCCTGCAAGTAATTGGCGACACCTTCGGCGTAGATAAGGCCACGGTTTCCCGGGCAATTACCGATGTGTCTCGAGCCCTAATAGCGAAGCAGCACCTCTTCATCAAGTGGCCTTTAACAAACGACGAATGCAACACAATAAAAAACGAATTCTACCTTTGCAGAGGATTTCCTTGCGTGATTGGCTGCGTTGACGGAACTCACGTCCGACTACAAGCACCCTCAAAACACGAAAATAATTATGTCAACAGGAAGGGTTTTCACTCCATCAATGTACAAGGTGTCTGCAACCATGAAGGTGAGTAG